In the Aridibaculum aurantiacum genome, GAAATAAAGACAGCAGGTAAGCCAGCAAGAGTGAATTTGAAAGCAGACAGGAATACAATTGCTGCCGATGGTAAAGACCTGTCTTTTGTAACAGCAACCATTGTGGACAAGGATGGCGTGATGGTGCCAACTGCAAACCATCTCATCAAATTTAAAGTAGATGGCGCCGCTTTTATTGCTGGTGTAGACAGTGGTGATCCTGTAAGTCACGAGCCATTTAAAGCCGATAAACATACAGCACTGAATGGACTTGCATTAGCCATATTGCAATCAACGGGTGCCAAAGGAAAGGCCACACTTACAGCAAGCGTAGAAGGATTAGAATCATCAACGATAACAATACAAACGAGATAACCCCTTAACAGGCACTACTGCAGAAGTGTGGTGGTGCTTTCTTTTGTACATGATAAAGCTGCAGTACATATTGATCGCCTTTTGTTGTTTGTTTCTTACAACGGCAACACTCAATGCCCAATCAAATCATGATCTGAAGCTTTGGTACAATAAGCCCGCAGCCAATTGGAATGAAGCGCTGCCTGTTGGAAATGGCAGGTTAGGTGCAATGGTCTTTGGTGGTGTTGCAAACGAGCGACTTCAATTAAATGAAGAAACGGTATGGACAGGAAAAGATGTTGACTTTGTAAACCCGCAATCAAAGGCTGCACTGCCTGAAGTAAGAAGGTTGTTATTTGCCGGAAAATATATTGAGGCGCAACAACTGGCGCAGGAAAAGATGATGGGCGACAAAAAGGTGGGCAGCACTTACCAAACGTTAGGAGATCTCAATTTTGAATTCAATCTCCCGGCAACCAACATTACTAACTACCGACGGGAACTGGATATTGATTCTGCTATTGCAAAAATCAGTTTTACTAGTGGTGGTATTAATTATGATCGGGAAGTGTTTTCAAGTGCACCAGCCAATGCACTGTATATGCGACTTACTGCGAGTAAGAAAGCATCAATCAATTTCACATTACATCTAAGCCGGCCAGGAAACAAAGCCAGCATTAAAGCTATTGACAACGATATGCTGATGACAGAGCATGTGGGTGATGGTGTAGGTGTGCGTATGGCTACACGTGTAAAAGTAATTACAGAAGGTGGAACAGTAAGCGTAGTGGGTAACAGTCTAAAAGTAGATAATGCTGATGCCGTAACGGTAGTGCTTACTGCTGCTACTGATTATCGCGGGGAAGACCCTGAAACTATATCTGCACGAGAAATGAATCTTGCTGTAAAAAAGGATTTTGCAACTATCAAGCAAGCGCACATTTCTGATTATCAAAAGTATTTTAAGCGTGTTGATATACATCTTGGTGCAAAGGCAGTCGATCTTCCAACTGATGAAAGACTGGCAGCAGTGCAGGCTGGCAAAATGGATGCGCAACTGCTTGCTTTGTATTACCAGTTTGGCAGGTATTTGCTCATCAGTAGTTCGCGACCTGGTGGATTGCCTGCCAACCTGCAGGGTATCTGGGCGGATGGTTTGTACCCGCCTTGGAGTGCAGATTACCACATCAACATCAACATACAGATGAACTACTGGCTGAGCGAGATCACCAACCTGCCAGAGATGCATGATCCTTTCCTCCAGTTCATCAATGCTTTGATTAAAGATGGTAAGAAGACAGCAAGAAACATGTATGGTGTGGGTGGAGCTATGGCTCATTTTACTACCGATGCATGGCATTTTACAGAAACGTATGGTAAGACACAATGGGCAATGTGGCCAATGGGTTTAGCATGGAGTGCACAGCATTTATGGGAGCATTATTTGTTCAGCGAAGACAAAAAATACCTGGCAGCAAATGCTTATCCTACCTTGAAAGAAGCTGCACAGTTTTGCATGGAATGGCTGGTAAAAAATCCTACTACTAATGCGTTGGTATCAGGTCCATCTATCTCTCCTGAAAATACTTTTAAAACAAAAACAGGTGAAGTAGCAACCATGGTCATGGGTCCAACCATGGATCACATGATCATACGTGATCTATTTACAAACACGATAGCGGCATCCACCATCTTACAAAAGGATGAATCATTCAGGCTTCAATTAAAGAAGATACTAAGACAACTGGCACCAACAAAGATTGGCAGTGATGGCCGCATTATGGAGTGGACAGAAGAGTTTGAAGAAGCAGAACCTGGTCACCGGCATATATCGCATTTATTTGGTTTGCACCCCGGAAGAGAAATAACAAGAGAAACGCCTGCACTTCTTGCAGCTGCGCGTAAAACAATTGATTACCGCCTAACAAATGGAGGCGGTCATACAGGCTGGAGCCGCGCATGGATCATCAACTTTTTTGCACGCTTACACGATGGTAATGCTGCCTATGAGAACCTGGTGGCCTTGCTTCAAAAATCCACCCTTCCTAATTTATTTGATAACCATCCTCCCTTTCAAATTGATGGAAATTTTGGTGCTACAGCAGGTATAACCGAGATGTTAATACAAAGTCATGCAGGAGAGATAGAACTATTGCCGGCATTGCCTGCAGCATGGCCTACAGGTCATGTAAAAGGGCTGGTTGCCCGTGGAGGTTTTGAAATAAATATGAACTGGAATGAGGGGAAACTAACGCAGGTGACTGTACTATCTAAACTAGGTAACAAGTGTAAGATCAGGTACGGTAATAAGTTGATAAACTTGAATACAAAAAAAGGAAGGAAATATCAAGTGAAACAATTGATGTAAGTCTTAGATAAAAATATAAAAGAATGGTTTTTCAAATATTAAGATCCTATACAAAGTATGTTATACTGGTGTGCGTTACGGTATTGGTAACGGCTGCTTCCATAGCGCAACGAGCAAAAGTCTATCAACTTACCTCACCGGATAATAAGATTAAGGTGCAGGTAAATGCAGGTGCCGATGTTACATGGGCTATTGATCATGAAAATACAAAGGTGTTATCTCCATCTGCTATCAGCCTTGTTACAACAACGGGTGTACTAGGAAAAAATACAGTTTTAAAGAGTGCAAAAAGCACAACAGTAAATTCAAAAATCAATCCGCCTGTTTACAAAAAAGCTACAGTTATTGATCATTACAACCAGCTTATTTTAAACTTCAAGGGAGACTATAGCATCGTGTTCAGGGCATATAATGATGGTGCAGCATATCGTTTTATTTCTGGTAAAAAAGATAGTCTAACTATACAAGCAGAACAGTGCGACCTGAAATTTGACAGCGACTATCAAACCTTTGTTTCTTACGTAAGAGAACCGCGTCATGCAGGTGATCAATTTCAAACATCCTTTGAAAACCTGTACAATGAGAATCTGATTTCTGCATTTTTAAAAGACTCACTTGGCATGTTGCCAATGCTTGTTGGATTACGTGATGGTAAGAAGGCTGTAATGTTAGAAGCAGACCTTGAAGATTACCCAGGCATGTATGTGGCCTTGAACGATAAACAGGTAAATAGCTTTAAAGCTGTTCATGCTCCTTACCCTGCATCTGAACAAGCAGGAGGCTTCAATAATATGAACTTTATTGTGACGAGCAGGGCGAACTATATTGCAAGAACAAGTGGTACAAGGAGCTTCCCCTGGAGAGCGATCGTTATAAGCAGCAGCGATAAAGAGCTTGCAAATAATGATATGGTTTATAAGCTTGCATCTCCTTCACGACTTGATGATATATCATGGATACGGCCGGGAAAAGTAGCCTGGGATTGGTGGAACGATTGGAATATTTCGCATGTTGATTTCAGGGCTGGAATAAATACACCAACTTATAAATACTACATAGATTTTGCTGCGGCTAATAATATTGAGTACATAGTGATGGATGAAGGTTGGAGTGAGAGTACTGACATTGGGAAAATCTCTCCACGTATCAACCTGCAGGAGATCATTGATTACGGGAAGCAGAAGAACGTTGATGTAATTCTTTGGGCAACATGGTATGCTTTGAATGGAAGGTTAGATGAGGTATTCTCGAAGTATGCTAATATGGGCGTGAAAGGTTTCAAGATAGACTTCCTGGACCGCGACGACCAGAAGATGGTAGCTTCTACTTATGAAATAGCACGTAAGGCAGCAGCATATAAACTGCTGGTTGATCTTCATGGGATATACAAGCCCACAGGCTTGCAAAGAACGTATCCTAACGTTATAGGCTTTGAAGGAGTAAGAGGTTTGGAAAATGCCAAGTGGGCACCAAGTGATGATGTTCCCCGATACGATGTAACCCTTCCATTTATTCGAATGATGGCTGGCGCAGTTGATTATACGCCCGGCGCAATGCGCAATGCCACCAAAGCAAATTTTCGTGCTATTCATTCTATGCCCATGAGTCAGGGAACGAGATCCCATCAGCTTGCTATGTATATCGTTTTTGAAGCACCACTCGGCATGTTATCAGATAATCCAACGGCTTATATGAAGGAGCAGGAAAGCACAAAATTTATTTCTGCTATACCTACTGTATTTGATGAAACAGTTGCTCTTGATGGTAAACTAGGTGACTATATTTCTATAGCAAGAAGAAAGGGTAGTACATGGTATGTAGGTGCTATGACCAATTGGAATGAGCGTGATCTTACCATAGATCTTTCTTTCTTAGATGATGGCGTGTACGAAGCAGAGATATTTAAAGATGGTATAAACGCTGATCGTGATGCCACAGATTATAAACGTGAAGTACTCAGGGTTTCAAAAAAAGATAAGCTACAGCCTAAGCTAATGGCTGGTGGTGGATGGGCCGCAATTTTTCAAAAGATCAATTAAGAAATTATGAGAAGATGTATAACAAGTGTGATGGTTATTGCTGCACTTACTGCAGGAGAGGTGCAAGCACAACAAGTAACAGATAGGATCAAGCTAAACCAGGTAGGGTTTTATCCTGCTGCCAGTAAAGTAGCTATTGTAACAGGAAGTACCCCAGCTGGTAGTTTCTACATTACCACCACCAATCTTAC is a window encoding:
- a CDS encoding glycoside hydrolase family 95 protein, coding for MIKLQYILIAFCCLFLTTATLNAQSNHDLKLWYNKPAANWNEALPVGNGRLGAMVFGGVANERLQLNEETVWTGKDVDFVNPQSKAALPEVRRLLFAGKYIEAQQLAQEKMMGDKKVGSTYQTLGDLNFEFNLPATNITNYRRELDIDSAIAKISFTSGGINYDREVFSSAPANALYMRLTASKKASINFTLHLSRPGNKASIKAIDNDMLMTEHVGDGVGVRMATRVKVITEGGTVSVVGNSLKVDNADAVTVVLTAATDYRGEDPETISAREMNLAVKKDFATIKQAHISDYQKYFKRVDIHLGAKAVDLPTDERLAAVQAGKMDAQLLALYYQFGRYLLISSSRPGGLPANLQGIWADGLYPPWSADYHININIQMNYWLSEITNLPEMHDPFLQFINALIKDGKKTARNMYGVGGAMAHFTTDAWHFTETYGKTQWAMWPMGLAWSAQHLWEHYLFSEDKKYLAANAYPTLKEAAQFCMEWLVKNPTTNALVSGPSISPENTFKTKTGEVATMVMGPTMDHMIIRDLFTNTIAASTILQKDESFRLQLKKILRQLAPTKIGSDGRIMEWTEEFEEAEPGHRHISHLFGLHPGREITRETPALLAAARKTIDYRLTNGGGHTGWSRAWIINFFARLHDGNAAYENLVALLQKSTLPNLFDNHPPFQIDGNFGATAGITEMLIQSHAGEIELLPALPAAWPTGHVKGLVARGGFEINMNWNEGKLTQVTVLSKLGNKCKIRYGNKLINLNTKKGRKYQVKQLM
- a CDS encoding glycoside hydrolase family 97 protein codes for the protein MVFQILRSYTKYVILVCVTVLVTAASIAQRAKVYQLTSPDNKIKVQVNAGADVTWAIDHENTKVLSPSAISLVTTTGVLGKNTVLKSAKSTTVNSKINPPVYKKATVIDHYNQLILNFKGDYSIVFRAYNDGAAYRFISGKKDSLTIQAEQCDLKFDSDYQTFVSYVREPRHAGDQFQTSFENLYNENLISAFLKDSLGMLPMLVGLRDGKKAVMLEADLEDYPGMYVALNDKQVNSFKAVHAPYPASEQAGGFNNMNFIVTSRANYIARTSGTRSFPWRAIVISSSDKELANNDMVYKLASPSRLDDISWIRPGKVAWDWWNDWNISHVDFRAGINTPTYKYYIDFAAANNIEYIVMDEGWSESTDIGKISPRINLQEIIDYGKQKNVDVILWATWYALNGRLDEVFSKYANMGVKGFKIDFLDRDDQKMVASTYEIARKAAAYKLLVDLHGIYKPTGLQRTYPNVIGFEGVRGLENAKWAPSDDVPRYDVTLPFIRMMAGAVDYTPGAMRNATKANFRAIHSMPMSQGTRSHQLAMYIVFEAPLGMLSDNPTAYMKEQESTKFISAIPTVFDETVALDGKLGDYISIARRKGSTWYVGAMTNWNERDLTIDLSFLDDGVYEAEIFKDGINADRDATDYKREVLRVSKKDKLQPKLMAGGGWAAIFQKIN